In Rhodococcus pseudokoreensis, the DNA window TGCAGGATCCGCTCGGCCTCCTCATCGCTGAACGACTCCTTCGTGGCCTTGTCCTTGACCAGTTCGATGCCGTAGAAGAAGCCCTCCCCGCGTACGTCCCCGACCATCGGCAGATCGGTGAGTTTGTCGAGGGTGGCCCGGAACGCCGGCGCCTGCTCGGCGACGTGCGCGTTCAGGCCTTCGCGTTCGAAGATGTCCAGGTTCGCCAATGCGACCGCGGCGGAGACCGGGTGGCCGCCGAAGGTGTAGCCGTGCGCGAACATCGACGTCCCGTCCGCGAACGGTGCGAACAACCGGTCGGAGGCGATCATCGCCCCGATCGGCGAGTACCCCGACGTCAGGCCCTTGGCGCAGGTGATGATGTCGGGGACGTACCCGAAGTCCTCGCACGCGAACATCGACCCGATCCGCCCGAACGCGCAGATCACCTCGTCCGAGACCAGCAGCACGTCGTAGTCGTCGCAGATCTGCCGGACCCGTTCGAAGTAGCCGGGCGGCGGCGGGAAGCAGCCGCCGGCGTTCTGCACCGGTTCGAGGAAGACGGCGGCGACGGTGTCGGGTCCCTCGAATTCGATGGCCTCGGCGATCCGGTCGGCGGCCCAGATCCCGAACGCCTTCGGATCGGCGCCGAGGGGGTCGGGGGCGCGGTAGAGGTTGGTGTTCGGGACCCGGAACGCGCCGGGGGTCAGCGGTTCGAACGGGGCCTTCAACGCGGGGATGCCGGTGATCGCCAGCGCGCCCTGGGGGGTGCCGTGGTAGGCGATGGAGCGGGAGATGACCTTGTGTTTGCCGGGTTTGCCGACCCGTTTGAAGTACTGTTTGGCCAGTTTCCAGGCGCTTTCGACGGCCTCGCCGCCGCCGGTGGTGAAGAACACCCGGTTCAGATCGCCGGGGGCGTAGCCGGCGAGGCGTTCGGCGAGTTCGATGGCCGGTTCGGTGGCGTAGGACCAGAGTGGGAAGAAGGCGAGTTGTTCGGCCTGCTTGGCGGCGGCCTCGGCGAGCTCTAGGCGGCCGTGCCCGGCCTGGACGACGAACAGCCCGGACAGCCCGTCGAGGTAACTCTTCCCGGTGGAGTCGAAGATCCGGGCGCCGTCGCCGCGGGTGATGATCGGCGGGGTGATGTTCTCCCCGTGCCGGGAGAAATGCCCCCACAGGTGGCGCGCGGCCGAGCGTTCGAGTCCGGTGGTGGTTCTTTCGGTGACTGCAGTCATCGTAGTCCTCAATTGTGTTTCGGTTCAGTCGAATTCGGACCGGTCCAGCTTCAGTGGCCGAATCCGGGACGATCGCCTCGACAGGTCGTCGAACGCCGAGGTCCGATCCGGCATGCGTCAATCGTGACGCCTCGAGCCGACGAATTCAAGTAGTTACGGGATAAATGTTGACGCAATGCGCAGAAAATATCGGGGTTCTTTGACTGAATTCGTGGCAGCGGGTAGCCAACACGGGTGCGCTCTTCTACTGTGGGTGCACCTTTTCGTCGCCCCCGTCTTGGAGTGATCTCATGACCGTCTCGGTCCCTTTTCCGCCGTCCACCTCGCTCGACCTGCCGCCCACCGTGCCCGGCTGCTGGATCTCCGGATGCCCGGCCGAGGGCTCGGGTGCCGTCCACCGGATCATCGATCCGGCGACGGGCACCCCCGTCACGACGCTGACCCTCGCGACCGCGGGGGACGTCGACGCCGCCGTCCGGTCGGCGCGTGCCGCCTTCCCCAGCTGGTCGGGTGCCGCCCCGGCCGAGCGAGCGGCAGTCCTCACCACCCTTGCCCGTGCACTCGAGCGCGACGCGGAACTGTTTGCCCGCGAAGAAGTCGCGCAGACCGGCAAGGCGATCCGGCTCGCTCGCGAGTTCGACGTCCCGGGCAGCATCGACAACATCGACTTCTTCGCCGGAGCCTCCCGCAATCTCGAGGGCAAGGCCTCGGCGGAGTACTCCCCCAATCACACATCGAGCATCCGGCGTGAGGCCGTCGGGGTCGTCGGGTCGATCACGCCGTGGAACTATCCGCTGCAGATGGCGGTGTGGAAGGTGATCCCGGCACTGGCCGCCGGGTGCACGGTCGTCCTCAAACCGAGCGAGCTCACTCCCCTCACGACGCTGCGTCTCGCCCGGCTGGCCACCGAATCCGGGCTGCCCGACGGCGTGTTCAACGTGGTGACGGGCACCGGCGCCGAGGTGGGCGCCGCGCTCGCCGGACACCGCGGAATCGACGTGCTGACCTTCACCGGGTCGACCGCCGTGGGCCGCACGGTGATGGCGCAGGCGTCCACGAACGGCACCCGCGTGCAGCTCGAGCTGGGCGGCAAGGCCCCGTTCGTCGTGTTCGAGGACGCCGATCTCGAGGCGGCCGTGCACGGCGCGGTGGCGGCGTCGCTGATCAACGGCGGCCAGGACTGCACCGCGGCGACCCGCGCGATCGTGGCGGACTCGCTGTACGACGACTTCGTCGCCGGTGTGGCCGCACTGATGGAGCGGGTGGTGGTGGGCGATCCCTACGACCCGGACACCGACCTCGGATCGCTGATCACGCTCGCGCATCGCGACCGGGTCGACGGCATGGTGCAGCGCGCCCGCGCCGCCGGCTTCCGGATCGTGACGGGCGGATCCGCCCCCGACCTGCCCGGAGCGTTCTATCTCCCCACCCTGATCGCCGACGTCACCGAAGACGCGGAGGTGTATCGCGACGAGGTGTTCGGACCGGTGCTCACCGTGAGCCGCCATTCAGGCGACGACGACGCGATCCGCCGCGCCAACGACACCGACTACGGTCTCGCCGCGTCGGCATGGACGAAAAACCTGTACCGCGCGCAGCGCGCATCACGGGAGATCGACGCGGGATGCGTGTGGATCAACGATCACATCCCGATCATCAGCGAGATGCCGCACGGCGGGGTCGGCGCGTCCGGCTTCGGCAAGGACATGTCGACGTACTCGTTCGAGGAGTACCTGACCGTCAAGCACGTCATGAGCGACATCACCGGTGTGTCACGGAAAGCGTGGCACCGCACGGTGTTCGGCGCGGCGCAGTAGGACTACTCCTTCGAGGGCGTGCCGTACCGCAACTTGTGCACTTTGCAGATCGAGATGGTCTCCGTGGTGCGCACGCCCTCGATGGCGCTGACGTGCTGATTGAGAAAGGCCCACAGTTCGGCGTTGTTGGCGCTGCCGACCTCGGCGCAGATGTCGCTCCGCCCCAGCAGCGTCGAGACGTACGTGATCTCGGGCATCTCGGTCAGCGTGTCCACGACGGCCTGGTGCCTGGCTGGGTCGACGGTCAGGAACACGAGAGCCAGTTGGGAGTCGCCGAGCCGTTCGGGATCGGCGAACGCGACGATGCGCAGGATGTTCAGGTCCTGCAGACGCTTCACGCGGGCCCGTACCGTCGCCTCGGACGAGCCCAGGTTGCGGGCGATTTCCCGGAACGCCCGCCGCCCGTCGTCCTCGAGTTGCCGCAGGATCGCGCGGTCCAGTTCGTCCAGAGTGTGCTGAGACATGGACCGACTCTATCCAGAACGACGAGATCAGTGGCGTTGCGGGCACAAATGGCTGCATTTCGTGGATGTTAAACACCGGTGAATACGCATTGCGAGGACAATTTCGTCTTGTGCGACGCATTGCGCGGTGTTAGTGTCTTGAATCACATACTTGCGGCGGCCCGTCGGCCTCCACCCCACTCGACTCGAGTCGCCGAGGGCCGCATTCTGAATACACACACTGCGCCGACAAGGCCCAGAACTGGAGAATCCCGTGAGCTTGCACGATTCCTTCGCCGACGACCACACCTATGAGAAGAACCTGCGGTGGTGGGACGGCTTCACCATCAGCCTCTCCATCCCGGCCGCACTGTTCGTCGGCATGGGCTACGCAATCGGCCTGATCGGCGCCTGGACGACGCTCGTCCTCCTCGGCGCCGTCGCCGTCCTGGCGTGCCTGCAGAATTTCATCTACTCCGAGATGGCCAGCATGTTCGTCGACAAGGTCGGCGGCATCTCCATGTACGCCCATCAGGGCTGGCGGACCCGCTCGACCCTCGTCGGTCCGCTCGCGACGTACGGCTACTGGTTCTCGTGGTCCAGTTCGCTGGCCATCTACGGCCTGCAGATCGGGAAACTGGTCCAGGCCGAGTGGTTCCCCGAACAGACGTGGACGTTCTCCACGGGCCTGGCCACCATCGGACTACCCCACGTCATCGCGCTGGGCGTGCTGTTCATGGGCTGGGGACTGAACGTCCTCGGGATGCGTCCCGCGATGTGGCTGATGTACGCGACCGGCGCCCTCGTCCTCGTCCCGATCGTCGTCTTCGCTGCCGCTCCGCTCCTGTCCGACAGCTGGTCGATGAGCAACCTGCACTGGGACATCGCCGCCAGCGGTGAAGCGGGCTGGCGCACCGCGATCGCCTGGATGTTCGTCCTCGCCTGGTCGGTCTACGGCATCGAGGCGGTCGCTTCATTCGTGCCGGAGTTCCGCGACACCATCCGGGACAGCCGAATTGCATTGCGACTGGCCGGTTTCTTCGTCATCGCCGTCTACATCCTCGTCCCGTTCGGCGTCGGCGGACTCGTCGACCAGGCGGACGTCGCCGAGAACCCCGTCTCCTTCTACCTGACCGTGTTCGAGAGCCTGTTCCCCGGCGGCGACATCGTGATGGCGATCTGCCTCATCGCCGGCCTCGTCCTCTTGATGGTGATGACCACCGCCGACGGCGGACGCGTCCTCCACGGCAGCGCCCGGGAGGGGCTCACCGTCAAGCAACTCGGTGAGCTCAACCGCTTCAAGGTTCCGGGACGCGCGATGTCGCTGGATCTGCTCGTCAACGTCGTCCTGATCCTGTTCGTCGGCGAGGCCCTCGCCGTCATCGTCGCCGGCATCGTCGGCTACCTCATCTGCCACATCCTGTCGCTGACCGGCTTCCTCAACCTGCGCCGCGACGAACCGGACGCCCATCGCCCCATCAAGCTCGGCAAGCAGTGGGTGTACATCGCCGGTGTCCTCGTGGTCGTCGACACGATCATGGTCGTCGTCGGCGCTCTCAGTGCCTCCATCACCGGCTACGGCAGTACGAAGGAACTGATCGTCGGAGTCTTCGTCCTGTCACTGTCGATCGTGCTGTACGCCTACCGGCGCGTCGTGCAGGACGGTCAGCCGTGGGTCTGGAAGGAACCGGCGTCCGCCGTCGAGGCCGATTTCGTGCCCGACGACGAGGACGACGCCCCCACCGCCGATCCGGCACGCACCCTGTAAGACCCCCACCCGGGCGAATGTACCTCTCGACGCGATGACAGCGCCGAGAGGTACATTCGCCCCTTTTGTGTGTGGAATCAGTGCCCGTCCGCCATGGACCGCACGTGGCGCGCCGCGACCGACAGCGACGCGAGGTCGTGGGTGGACGCGGCGTCGATCTCGCCCAGCGTCCGTCGAGCACGCTCGATCCGCGCCCGATTCGTGCTCTCCCACAGCAGAATCCGGGAGTCCGCCGAATCCCCGGGTTCGCCCGAAGACAACACGTCGCGGGTCAGGAGCCGGACGGAGCGGTACAGGTCGTCACGCAGCGCCACCCGGGCGAGCGTGTGCCACCGTTCACCCCGCGGAAGCGCCGACACCTTGATCAGCCACCGATCCACACCGAGGTGATCGGAAAGCGCGAAATAGAGCGGCGCCACCTCCGCGACGTCGTGGTCCAGTTCGCGGGCGACGTCGGCGATGTCGAGCAGGCTGAACCGGTAGAGACCGTCCGCGATACGACGGGCGATGGACGTCTCGACGCCCGCCTCGTCGTAAATGCGCCGCGACTCCTCCATCGCCAGCGCCTCCGCGCCGCGCAACCATCCGCCGACGTCACCGGAATGCGTGTGGACGGCGCGCCGGAAGTCGTCGATCTCGGCGTCCACCGACAGCGGCTGACGCCGGTTGGCGAGGAACCACCGCGACGCCCGGTCGAGCAACCTGCGGGCCTCGACGACCAATTCGTACTCCGTCGCCGGCGGCAATTTCGCCGCGGCGATGTCGGACCAGAGTTCCGCGAGCCCGAACACTTCCGACGTGATGACGAACGCGCGCACCACATCCGCGGGCCCGACCCCGGTCTCTTCGCGCAACCGGTGCGCGTAGGTGAGCCCGCCGCGGGCGAAGATGTCGTTCACGATCTCGGTGGCCAGGATTTCCTGGCGGAGGGGGTGCGCGTCGACGGGGAGGACGGAGCGCAATGCGGCCGGGAAATACCCGCCGAGCCGTCCGGAGAAGTACCCGTCGGTGAAGACGTCCGAATCCTCCAGTTCCGCTTTCAGATCCAGCTTGGCGTGCGCGAGGACCGTCGCGAGTTCCGGTGAGGTCAGCCCAAGCCCCGCCTCCGACAGTTCGGTGAAGCCGTCGGCGGTCGGCAGCGCCTCCAGTTCGCGGTCCAGACCGCGTTTGTCGACCAGATCGTTCACCATCCGTGCGTGCACGTCCACCATCCGGTGGGCGTTCGACCGGGCGTCGCCGAGAACCCGGTTCTGTGCTCGATTGTTCGCGAGGACGAGTTCCGACACGTCGTCGGTGAGCGTCCCGAGCAGGTCCGAGCGCCGGACCGGGTCGAGCCGCCGGTCGACCGGCAGCGAGTCGAGCAGGATCTTGATGTTCACCTCGTGGTCCGAGCAGTCCACGCCGGCCGAGTTGTCCAGTGCGTCCGTGTTGACGCGTCCACCCGTGCGGGCGAATTCGATGCGGGCGAGTGCGGTCAGGCCCAGGTTGCCGCCCTCGGCGACGGCCCGTGCACGCAGCCGGCCGGCGTCGATCCGGACGTTGTCGTTCGCCTTGTCGCCCGCGTCCGTGTGCGACTCCGACGAGGCCTTGACGTACGTCCCGACGCCGCCGTTGAACAGCAGATCCACCGGGGCGGCGAGGATGGCGCGGATCATCTCCGGCGGCGTCAACGTCGTCACCGACGGCGCCAGTCCGAGCGCAACCCGCATCTGGCTGCTCACCGGAATCGACTTGCTCTCCCGCGACCACACACCCCCGCCCTCACTGATGAGGGCCCGGTCGTAGTCGGCCCACGACGACCTCGGCAGCTCGAACAACCGGCGGCGTTCCTGCCAGGCCTGCTCGCGGCCGGGAGCGGGATCGACGAAGATGTGCCGGTGGTCGAACGCGGCGACCAGGCCGATGCCCGACGTCGCCAGCATGGCGTTTCCGAACACGTCGCCACTCATGTCACCGATCCCCGCCACCGTGAACGGGTCACCGTCGACGTCGATTCCGAGTTCGGCCAGATGCCGGGTGACGCTCACCCAGGCGCCCTTCGCGGTGATGCCCATCTTCTTGTGGTCGTAGCCGACCGAACCGCCGGACGCGAACGCGTCCCCGAGCCAGAAGTCGTATTTCCGGGCCACCTCGTTGGCGGCATCGGAGAACGTGGCCGTGCCCTTGTCCGCCGCCACCACCAGGTAGGGGTCGTCGCCGTCGCGGCAGACGACGCGGTCCGGGTGCACCGATTCGGCTGTGTCCGAACGGTTGTCGGTGACGTCGAGCAAACCGGAGATGAACTGCCGGTAGCAGTCCAGGCCGGTGGACGACGGATTGCGCACGACGAAACCGCCCTTGGCGCCCGCGGGCACGATCACGGCGTTCTTCACCGCCTGCGCCTTGACGAGTCCGAGGATCTCGGTGCGGTAGTCGTCGGGTCGGTCGGACCAGCGGAGGCCACCGCGCGAGACGGGTCCGTATCGCAGGTGCACACCCTCCATGTCCGGTGAATACACGAAGACCTCGTAGAACGGCCGCGGCCGCGGAAGCTCGTCGATCTCGCCGGAGCGGAATTTCAGCGACAGCTGGGGCCGCGCCGGACCGAGCGCTCCGTCTCGATAGAAGTTGGTGCGGGTCGTCGCCGAGACGAGATTCACGTACGCGCGCAGGATCCGGTCGGCGTCGAGGCCCTCGACCTCCTCGAGCAGTGATTCGACCGTGGCTCGGCGGGTTTCGACGTCGTCGGTGGAATGCCCGCGCGGATCGAAGTGCGCGTGGAACAGACCCACGAGCGCAGACGCGAACTCCGGGCGCGACAGCAGCACCGCCTCGATCCGGCCCTGGTCGTAGGGCAGAGCACTCTGCCGCAGAAAGCGTGCGTAGGCGCGCACGAGCACGACCTCCCGCCAGTCCAGGCCGGCGGCCAGCACCAGCACGTTGAACCGATCCGCCTCCGCCCGGCCCGACCACATCGCCCGAAACGTCTCCACGACGGCCTCGGGTTCGACGGACCCCGCGGCCATCGCGGACGCGACGAGCGGTCCCGCGGACACCCGGAAGTCGTAGAGCCGGCACACCAGACCGTCGGCGCGGCGGAATACGGACGTCCGCTGGTCGTCGACCTCGAGGTCGAGACTTCCGAGAAGGCGGAGCACCCGCTCGAGCGACACGGTCGAGCCGCCACTGTAGAGCGTGACCCGGAACTGCGGATTCTCACCGGTTCCGGCGGTGTCGACGTGCAGGTCGAAGGCGTCAGCGGTCAATCGGTCGAGGATGGCGACGTCGGGAACCGGCGGCCGATCCCGTTCTTCGACATAGCCTTCCGGCAAGGACGGGGCGAGCGTGGACGTAATCGAGCTCATAGATTCTCTCCGTTGAGATCCGGGCGCCGAGTGGTTGTCGTGGAAATGAGAAAGATCCGCCCCGCGGGCGCCATTGACCGCGGGACGGATCGAGTGTCGGGACACGGGTGTGTCGTCGGACGGGGTGTGTCAGGAGTTGCGGTGTGCGTCCGCGATGTCGAGAACCGAGTCGAGGATCGCAAGACCCTCACGGACCTCGGCCTCGGTGACGGTGCACGGCGGCACCGCGTGAATGCGGTTGAAGTTGGCGAAGGGCAGCAGTCCACTTGCCTTGCACGCCGCGATCACCTCGTTCATCGCCGGACTGGACGCACCGTACGGGGCGAGCGGTTCCTTCGTGGCACGGTCGGCGACGAGTTCGATCGCCCAGAACACGCCGAGCCCGCGGACTTCACCGATCGACGGGTGCCGGTCGGCGAGGCCACGCAGTCCGGGACCGAGAATCTCGCTACCGATCCGGGCCGCGTTCTCGACGATCCGCTCGTCCTCCATCGCAGTGATCGTCGCGACCGCGGCGGCCGTGGCCAGCGGATGTCCCGAGTAGGTGAGTCCGCCCGGATACGGCCGGTTCGCGAACGTCGCCGCGATCTTCTCGCTGATCGCGACACCGCCGAGCGGAACGTAACCGGAGTTGACGCCCTTCGCGAACGTGATCAGGTCGGGTACGACGCCGAAATGGTCGATCGCGAACCACTTTCCGGTCCGGCCGAACCCCGACATCACCTCGTCGGCGATGAACACGATGCCGTAGCGGTCGCAGATCTCGCGGACGCCCGCCATGTAGCCGGGCGGGGGCACCATGATCCCCGCGGTTCCGGGAACCGATTCGAGCACGATCGCCGCGATCGAGTTCGGCCCCTCGAGACGGATCAACTGATCGAGGTGCTCGAGCGCGCGCTCGGTTTCCTGCTGCTCGTTCTCCGAGTGGAACTGCGAGCGGTACAGGAACGGTCCGTGGAAGTGGACAACTCCGCTGTTGCCGTAGTCGTTGGGCCAGCGGCGCGGATCTCCGGTGAGGTTGATCGCGGTGTCCGTGCCACCGTGGTACGAGCGGTAGCGGGAGAGCACCTTGTACCGGCCGGTGTGCAGGCGGGCCATCCGCACGGCGTGCTCGTTGGCGTCGGCGCCACCGTTGGTGAAGAACACCTTGTTCAGATCGCCCGGCGTCCGTTCGGCGATCAGCCGCGCGGCCTCGGAGCGGGCGTCGTTCGCGTACTGAGGTGCGATGGTGCACAGCTTCGCGGCCTGGTCCTGAATGGCGGCAACGACTTTGGGGTGCTGGTGCCCGATGTTCGTGTTGACCAGCTGGGACGAGAAGTCCAGCATGCGGTTCCCGGCACCGTCCCACACGTATGAACCCTCGGACGCGAGGATCGTCATCGGTGTGATCTGCTCCTGCGCGGACCACGAGTGGAACACGTGCGCGCGGTCGAGCGCGTAGGTGCGCTCACCCTCGGCACGGGCCGCGTCGAGGGGCTGACCGGTGGGCAGGAGTTCCTGGGAGACTGTCGTCGTCATGACCGTGGGTCCTTTCCTGCTCAGTTGTTCTGGGGGAAGCCGAGGTTGATGCCACCGTGGCTCGGGTCGAGCCAGCGACTGGTGACGACCTTGCCGCGGGTGAAGAAGTGCACACCCTCGGCGCCGTGCGCGTGGGTGTCGCCGAATAGCGAGTTCTTCCAGCCACCGAAGGAGTAGTACGCCGTCGGGACGGGGATGGGGACGTTGATGCCGACCATGCCGACCTCGACCTCGTTCTGGAACCGCCGGGCCGCGCCGCCGTCGTTGGTGAAGATGGCGGTGCCGTTGCCGAACGGGCCGGAGTTGATGAGTTCCAGGGCCTCGTCGTAACTCTCGACGCGGATCACGGACAGGACGGGTCCGAAGATCTCGTCGGTGTAGACGGACATGTCGGTGGTGACGTGGTCGATCAGGGTCGGTCCGAGCCAGAACCCGTCCGCCCCACCGTCGGGCTGCACGGTCCGGCCGTCCACGACGATGGTGGCGCCGGCCGCCTCGCCGGCGTCGATGTAGGAGGCGACCTTGTCGCGGTGCACCTTCGTCACCAGCGGTCCCATATCGGAGTCCCTGGTGCCGTCGCCGATCTTCAACGTGTTGGTGCGCTCTTCGATCTTC includes these proteins:
- a CDS encoding Lrp/AsnC family transcriptional regulator — protein: MSQHTLDELDRAILRQLEDDGRRAFREIARNLGSSEATVRARVKRLQDLNILRIVAFADPERLGDSQLALVFLTVDPARHQAVVDTLTEMPEITYVSTLLGRSDICAEVGSANNAELWAFLNQHVSAIEGVRTTETISICKVHKLRYGTPSKE
- a CDS encoding aspartate aminotransferase family protein, coding for MTAVTERTTTGLERSAARHLWGHFSRHGENITPPIITRGDGARIFDSTGKSYLDGLSGLFVVQAGHGRLELAEAAAKQAEQLAFFPLWSYATEPAIELAERLAGYAPGDLNRVFFTTGGGEAVESAWKLAKQYFKRVGKPGKHKVISRSIAYHGTPQGALAITGIPALKAPFEPLTPGAFRVPNTNLYRAPDPLGADPKAFGIWAADRIAEAIEFEGPDTVAAVFLEPVQNAGGCFPPPPGYFERVRQICDDYDVLLVSDEVICAFGRIGSMFACEDFGYVPDIITCAKGLTSGYSPIGAMIASDRLFAPFADGTSMFAHGYTFGGHPVSAAVALANLDIFEREGLNAHVAEQAPAFRATLDKLTDLPMVGDVRGEGFFYGIELVKDKATKESFSDEEAERILHGFLSTALFDAGLYCRADDRGDPVIQLAPPLICGQTEFDEIETILRNVLTEAWTLL
- a CDS encoding APC family permease: MSLHDSFADDHTYEKNLRWWDGFTISLSIPAALFVGMGYAIGLIGAWTTLVLLGAVAVLACLQNFIYSEMASMFVDKVGGISMYAHQGWRTRSTLVGPLATYGYWFSWSSSLAIYGLQIGKLVQAEWFPEQTWTFSTGLATIGLPHVIALGVLFMGWGLNVLGMRPAMWLMYATGALVLVPIVVFAAAPLLSDSWSMSNLHWDIAASGEAGWRTAIAWMFVLAWSVYGIEAVASFVPEFRDTIRDSRIALRLAGFFVIAVYILVPFGVGGLVDQADVAENPVSFYLTVFESLFPGGDIVMAICLIAGLVLLMVMTTADGGRVLHGSAREGLTVKQLGELNRFKVPGRAMSLDLLVNVVLILFVGEALAVIVAGIVGYLICHILSLTGFLNLRRDEPDAHRPIKLGKQWVYIAGVLVVVDTIMVVVGALSASITGYGSTKELIVGVFVLSLSIVLYAYRRVVQDGQPWVWKEPASAVEADFVPDDEDDAPTADPARTL
- a CDS encoding gamma-aminobutyraldehyde dehydrogenase gives rise to the protein MTVSVPFPPSTSLDLPPTVPGCWISGCPAEGSGAVHRIIDPATGTPVTTLTLATAGDVDAAVRSARAAFPSWSGAAPAERAAVLTTLARALERDAELFAREEVAQTGKAIRLAREFDVPGSIDNIDFFAGASRNLEGKASAEYSPNHTSSIRREAVGVVGSITPWNYPLQMAVWKVIPALAAGCTVVLKPSELTPLTTLRLARLATESGLPDGVFNVVTGTGAEVGAALAGHRGIDVLTFTGSTAVGRTVMAQASTNGTRVQLELGGKAPFVVFEDADLEAAVHGAVAASLINGGQDCTAATRAIVADSLYDDFVAGVAALMERVVVGDPYDPDTDLGSLITLAHRDRVDGMVQRARAAGFRIVTGGSAPDLPGAFYLPTLIADVTEDAEVYRDEVFGPVLTVSRHSGDDDAIRRANDTDYGLAASAWTKNLYRAQRASREIDAGCVWINDHIPIISEMPHGGVGASGFGKDMSTYSFEEYLTVKHVMSDITGVSRKAWHRTVFGAAQ
- a CDS encoding NAD-glutamate dehydrogenase domain-containing protein; the encoded protein is MSSITSTLAPSLPEGYVEERDRPPVPDVAILDRLTADAFDLHVDTAGTGENPQFRVTLYSGGSTVSLERVLRLLGSLDLEVDDQRTSVFRRADGLVCRLYDFRVSAGPLVASAMAAGSVEPEAVVETFRAMWSGRAEADRFNVLVLAAGLDWREVVLVRAYARFLRQSALPYDQGRIEAVLLSRPEFASALVGLFHAHFDPRGHSTDDVETRRATVESLLEEVEGLDADRILRAYVNLVSATTRTNFYRDGALGPARPQLSLKFRSGEIDELPRPRPFYEVFVYSPDMEGVHLRYGPVSRGGLRWSDRPDDYRTEILGLVKAQAVKNAVIVPAGAKGGFVVRNPSSTGLDCYRQFISGLLDVTDNRSDTAESVHPDRVVCRDGDDPYLVVAADKGTATFSDAANEVARKYDFWLGDAFASGGSVGYDHKKMGITAKGAWVSVTRHLAELGIDVDGDPFTVAGIGDMSGDVFGNAMLATSGIGLVAAFDHRHIFVDPAPGREQAWQERRRLFELPRSSWADYDRALISEGGGVWSRESKSIPVSSQMRVALGLAPSVTTLTPPEMIRAILAAPVDLLFNGGVGTYVKASSESHTDAGDKANDNVRIDAGRLRARAVAEGGNLGLTALARIEFARTGGRVNTDALDNSAGVDCSDHEVNIKILLDSLPVDRRLDPVRRSDLLGTLTDDVSELVLANNRAQNRVLGDARSNAHRMVDVHARMVNDLVDKRGLDRELEALPTADGFTELSEAGLGLTSPELATVLAHAKLDLKAELEDSDVFTDGYFSGRLGGYFPAALRSVLPVDAHPLRQEILATEIVNDIFARGGLTYAHRLREETGVGPADVVRAFVITSEVFGLAELWSDIAAAKLPPATEYELVVEARRLLDRASRWFLANRRQPLSVDAEIDDFRRAVHTHSGDVGGWLRGAEALAMEESRRIYDEAGVETSIARRIADGLYRFSLLDIADVARELDHDVAEVAPLYFALSDHLGVDRWLIKVSALPRGERWHTLARVALRDDLYRSVRLLTRDVLSSGEPGDSADSRILLWESTNRARIERARRTLGEIDAASTHDLASLSVAARHVRSMADGH
- a CDS encoding aspartate aminotransferase family protein codes for the protein MTTTVSQELLPTGQPLDAARAEGERTYALDRAHVFHSWSAQEQITPMTILASEGSYVWDGAGNRMLDFSSQLVNTNIGHQHPKVVAAIQDQAAKLCTIAPQYANDARSEAARLIAERTPGDLNKVFFTNGGADANEHAVRMARLHTGRYKVLSRYRSYHGGTDTAINLTGDPRRWPNDYGNSGVVHFHGPFLYRSQFHSENEQQETERALEHLDQLIRLEGPNSIAAIVLESVPGTAGIMVPPPGYMAGVREICDRYGIVFIADEVMSGFGRTGKWFAIDHFGVVPDLITFAKGVNSGYVPLGGVAISEKIAATFANRPYPGGLTYSGHPLATAAAVATITAMEDERIVENAARIGSEILGPGLRGLADRHPSIGEVRGLGVFWAIELVADRATKEPLAPYGASSPAMNEVIAACKASGLLPFANFNRIHAVPPCTVTEAEVREGLAILDSVLDIADAHRNS